The proteins below come from a single Candidatus Didemnitutus sp. genomic window:
- a CDS encoding IMP dehydrogenase has protein sequence MTKSVAEESEFYLPAERFFAANAPSALTYDDVSLATLFSDILPKDADTSTSIADGLRLQIPIISSDMDTVTESRMAISMALNGGIGLIHYNLPAKDQIKEVARVKRHVHGLIQDPITVTPDATIADVLQMIDQRRFDFRTFPVVEENGKLAGLLSGNLVKERYKSKKVADVMTPRKQLVTVQEKALGADPIKEADKFFTEHVGIHKILVVDAQDRLRGLVTSSDVERITSEAKSRRKPARDSQFRLVVGAAVSPIRKPNGELDREKVIAHVGALVEEAVDCVAVSTAHGHTAGVGDVVRLIRGAFPALPIIAGNVTSGSGVEFLADCGANAIKIGQGPGSICTTRVVAGVGIPQLTALYVAGRGAAKKGVKLIADGGITKSGDIVKALTLADCVILGGLLAGCREAPGEIMEISGKLYKQYRGMGSHAAMKAGSAARYGHDKNDTVRKVAAEGIEALKEVSGSVDDVLNTLIGGVQSGMGYLGAKTLPDLRAKARYVRVTPAGQKEAAPHDVIEVATRKG, from the coding sequence ATGACGAAGTCTGTTGCCGAAGAATCCGAGTTCTACCTGCCGGCCGAGCGATTTTTCGCCGCCAATGCCCCGAGCGCGCTGACCTACGACGACGTGTCGCTCGCCACGCTGTTCAGCGACATCCTGCCCAAGGACGCCGACACCTCGACTTCCATCGCCGACGGACTGCGCCTGCAGATCCCGATCATCTCGTCCGATATGGACACCGTCACCGAGTCGCGCATGGCGATCTCGATGGCGCTCAACGGCGGCATCGGCCTCATCCACTACAACCTGCCCGCCAAGGACCAGATCAAGGAGGTCGCCCGCGTGAAGCGCCACGTCCACGGCCTCATCCAGGACCCGATCACCGTCACGCCCGACGCCACGATCGCCGATGTCCTTCAAATGATCGATCAGCGTCGGTTCGATTTCCGCACCTTCCCGGTCGTCGAGGAAAACGGCAAGCTCGCCGGCCTGCTCTCCGGCAACCTCGTCAAGGAGCGTTACAAGTCAAAGAAGGTCGCCGACGTGATGACCCCGCGGAAGCAGCTCGTCACCGTGCAGGAAAAAGCGCTCGGCGCCGACCCGATCAAGGAAGCGGACAAGTTTTTCACGGAGCACGTCGGCATCCACAAGATCCTCGTCGTCGACGCGCAGGACCGGCTCCGCGGCCTCGTCACCAGCTCCGACGTCGAGCGCATCACTTCGGAAGCCAAGTCCCGCCGCAAACCCGCGCGCGACTCGCAATTCCGCCTCGTCGTCGGCGCCGCCGTTTCTCCGATCCGCAAGCCCAACGGCGAGCTCGATCGCGAGAAAGTCATCGCGCACGTCGGCGCGCTCGTGGAGGAAGCGGTCGATTGCGTCGCCGTCTCCACCGCGCACGGCCACACGGCCGGCGTGGGCGACGTCGTGCGCCTGATCCGCGGCGCGTTCCCCGCGTTGCCCATCATCGCCGGCAACGTCACCAGCGGCAGCGGCGTGGAGTTCCTCGCCGATTGCGGTGCCAACGCCATCAAGATCGGCCAGGGCCCCGGCTCCATCTGCACGACGCGCGTCGTCGCCGGCGTCGGCATCCCGCAACTCACCGCGCTCTACGTCGCCGGCCGCGGCGCCGCGAAGAAGGGCGTCAAACTCATCGCCGACGGCGGCATCACGAAGTCCGGCGACATCGTGAAGGCGCTCACGCTCGCCGACTGCGTGATCCTCGGCGGCCTGCTCGCCGGTTGCCGCGAAGCGCCGGGCGAGATCATGGAGATTTCCGGCAAGCTCTATAAGCAATACCGCGGCATGGGCAGCCACGCCGCGATGAAAGCCGGCTCTGCCGCGCGCTACGGCCACGACAAGAACGACACCGTGCGCAAAGTCGCCGCCGAAGGCATCGAGGCGCTCAAGGAAGTTTCCGGCTCCGTCGACGATGTGCTGAACACGCTCATCGGCGGCGTCCAATCCGGTATGGGCTACCTCGGCGCCAAGACGCTCCCCGATCTCCGCGCCAAGGCCCGCTACGTCCGCGTGACACCCGCCGGTCAGAAGGAAGCGGCCCCACACGACGTGATCGAAGTCGCCACCCGCAAGGGCTGA
- a CDS encoding immunoglobulin domain-containing protein, producing MTTQRLADGSEIAVPIGMRLVPADAAAGTAPFFAGIYEVTQAEYSAFLAANPRIAAPRVWTSRECPSATANFPVTGISHADALAYCAWLTAHTGQSVSLPTTAQAARLRQGARHESSDSSPVRAVGADRNDVNDWGCYDVIGNADELTFDEPTTSTSGTRIGFRLVMTVISNHTARETPRFSAAPPPPWFLQPYYGAYFTVHPQSQVVQAGARVTLTARATALIDGDRVRYQWYFNGVPLSGATGESYTIANVQATDVGVYHVEASLPTPAPSIRQESAQSDQRVEPPRALSISPLPSLSDPAIVAIGTTGSPPIITRQPTNVVVLRGDTALVTASFSGTPPLATRWKVRQIFDSTSYSPTDLPDFQFTSDDNTTTASYRNPPAGVVTQLELTVFGAHGSITATAAEIRVQTEGSAPVITAQPRSLTVARGSNVAFQVAATGAPTPSFQWFRNGTVLAGADTDTLNLSNVQDTDAGNYSVTATNSLGSVTSTSATLSFSTPNPGGAGGGGGGGGGAPSWWFIAITTVAALLQASLRKRSD from the coding sequence GTGACCACCCAGCGACTCGCGGACGGCAGCGAGATTGCCGTCCCCATCGGCATGCGACTCGTGCCCGCCGACGCAGCCGCCGGCACCGCGCCATTCTTCGCGGGCATCTACGAGGTCACGCAGGCGGAATACAGCGCGTTCCTCGCCGCAAATCCTCGGATCGCCGCGCCGCGCGTGTGGACCAGCCGCGAATGCCCGTCGGCCACCGCCAATTTTCCTGTGACCGGCATCTCGCACGCCGATGCCCTCGCCTACTGCGCGTGGTTGACGGCCCATACCGGACAGAGCGTTTCGCTCCCGACAACAGCCCAAGCTGCGCGTCTAAGGCAAGGAGCACGGCACGAATCATCGGACAGCTCGCCCGTTCGAGCCGTGGGTGCCGACCGCAATGACGTGAATGATTGGGGCTGCTACGACGTGATCGGTAACGCCGACGAACTTACTTTCGACGAACCTACAACCAGCACGTCGGGCACGCGCATCGGGTTCAGGCTCGTGATGACAGTAATCTCGAACCATACGGCCCGCGAAACTCCCCGGTTTTCCGCAGCCCCGCCCCCACCTTGGTTTCTGCAACCCTACTATGGGGCCTATTTCACCGTGCATCCGCAAAGTCAGGTCGTCCAAGCCGGTGCACGCGTAACCCTGACTGCGCGTGCCACAGCACTCATCGACGGCGACCGCGTCCGTTACCAATGGTATTTCAACGGTGTTCCACTTTCCGGGGCGACGGGTGAAAGCTACACGATCGCGAACGTCCAAGCCACAGACGTCGGAGTCTACCACGTCGAAGCCTCACTTCCCACTCCGGCCCCCAGCATCCGGCAGGAATCCGCGCAATCCGATCAACGCGTCGAGCCGCCGCGGGCGCTATCCATATCTCCTCTCCCCTCGCTCAGCGATCCCGCCATCGTCGCCATCGGCACCACCGGAAGTCCGCCTATAATCACACGTCAGCCAACCAACGTCGTCGTGCTCCGTGGTGACACGGCGCTCGTGACCGCCAGCTTTTCCGGCACGCCGCCTTTGGCCACGCGTTGGAAAGTCCGTCAAATCTTCGATTCCACCAGTTACTCGCCGACTGATTTGCCCGACTTCCAGTTCACGTCCGATGACAACACCACCACGGCGTCCTATCGCAATCCCCCCGCGGGAGTCGTGACGCAACTCGAGCTTACGGTGTTTGGCGCCCACGGCAGCATCACCGCCACCGCGGCCGAGATTCGCGTGCAGACAGAAGGTTCTGCTCCCGTGATCACTGCACAACCGCGAAGCCTGACGGTCGCGCGTGGCAGCAACGTCGCTTTTCAAGTCGCCGCGACGGGCGCGCCTACTCCTTCGTTTCAGTGGTTCCGCAACGGAACGGTCCTTGCTGGGGCAGACACAGACACGCTGAACCTTTCCAACGTCCAGGACACCGACGCCGGAAACTACAGCGTCACTGCGACCAACTCGCTCGGTTCCGTCACCAGCACATCCGCAACATTGAGCTTCAGCACGCCTAACCCAGGCGGTGCGGGAGGTGGTGGTGGCGGAGGAGGTGGCGCGCCGAGCTGGTGGTTCATCGCCATCACGACGGTCGCCGCGTTGCTCCAAGCGTCGCTCCGAAAAAGAAGCGACTGA
- a CDS encoding adenylosuccinate synthetase, translating into MSLTPFSSQLIADVGISFGDEGKGRLIPEVVQELHGTPAAVSVVFKVNGGSNSGHTAGGIKLNLLPAGVVEKSVAHLAIGAGVVADPRKILWEAQPLEQKGYAIFSRLVIDERAMVSDLSHRLLDLAWEDYRVNVLKEEPRGSTGRGITPSYQDETGQWQITFADFLGGENFFKRKIAARADRALRTIQHVCQVSTATWDNFFEKLTAAEQRANAEAVEMGLFAKSDFDFFRFRGNAPFTLNVDELAQVYWETGQRLRANIGEVRELVLRELAAGRSIVGEFGQAYWLDKRHGFSPNVTASHTFTPEFFESAGVPVQPIHTFAVAKAYDTKVGTHTFLTQMDDALPICQKLKQIEFGTTTGRQRMVGWYDAVEKGDALRYGGYQDLMINKIDALTGADELLICTAYADAAGKRYAHVPRNEALRRTLRPLYEKHAGWTQDISGVRRFGDLPRAAQLYTAAMVRSLITVAYGDRAPAALPNLRYLGVGPQPSQIIKDVPATRELIALK; encoded by the coding sequence ATGTCGCTCACGCCGTTTAGCAGCCAATTGATCGCGGACGTCGGCATTTCCTTCGGCGACGAAGGCAAAGGCCGCCTTATCCCGGAGGTCGTGCAGGAGCTGCACGGCACGCCGGCGGCAGTCTCAGTCGTCTTCAAGGTCAACGGAGGTTCCAACTCCGGCCACACCGCCGGCGGCATCAAGTTGAACCTGCTTCCCGCCGGCGTCGTCGAAAAGAGCGTCGCGCATCTCGCCATCGGCGCCGGCGTCGTCGCCGATCCGCGCAAGATCCTCTGGGAAGCCCAGCCGCTCGAGCAAAAGGGCTACGCGATCTTCAGCCGCCTCGTGATCGACGAGCGCGCCATGGTCTCCGATCTCTCGCACCGCCTGCTCGACCTCGCGTGGGAGGATTACCGCGTGAACGTCCTCAAGGAGGAGCCGCGCGGCTCCACCGGCCGCGGCATCACGCCGTCGTATCAGGACGAGACCGGCCAGTGGCAGATCACGTTCGCCGACTTTCTCGGCGGGGAAAATTTCTTCAAACGCAAGATCGCCGCGCGCGCCGACCGCGCGCTCCGCACCATCCAGCACGTCTGCCAGGTCTCGACCGCGACGTGGGACAACTTCTTCGAAAAACTCACCGCCGCCGAGCAGCGTGCCAATGCCGAGGCGGTCGAGATGGGGCTCTTCGCGAAGAGCGATTTCGATTTTTTCCGCTTCCGCGGCAACGCTCCCTTCACGCTCAACGTCGACGAACTCGCGCAAGTGTATTGGGAAACCGGTCAGCGCCTGCGCGCCAACATCGGCGAGGTCCGCGAGCTCGTGCTGCGCGAACTCGCCGCCGGCCGCTCCATCGTGGGCGAATTCGGCCAGGCCTACTGGCTGGACAAGCGCCACGGCTTTTCGCCGAACGTCACGGCCTCGCATACGTTCACGCCGGAATTTTTCGAGAGCGCCGGCGTGCCCGTGCAGCCGATCCACACCTTCGCCGTCGCGAAAGCCTACGACACCAAGGTCGGCACTCACACGTTCCTCACGCAGATGGACGACGCGCTCCCGATTTGCCAGAAACTGAAGCAAATCGAGTTCGGCACCACGACCGGTCGCCAGCGCATGGTCGGCTGGTATGACGCCGTGGAAAAAGGCGACGCGCTCCGCTACGGCGGCTACCAGGATCTGATGATCAACAAAATCGACGCACTCACCGGCGCAGACGAATTGCTCATCTGCACCGCCTATGCCGACGCCGCCGGCAAGCGCTACGCGCACGTGCCGCGCAACGAGGCGCTGCGCCGCACTCTCCGCCCGCTCTACGAAAAGCACGCCGGCTGGACGCAGGACATCTCGGGCGTCCGCCGTTTCGGCGACCTTCCCCGCGCAGCCCAGCTCTACACCGCAGCGATGGTCCGCAGCCTCATCACGGTAGCCTACGGCGATCGCGCGCCGGCGGCGCTGCCGAACCTGCGCTACCTCGGCGTCGGTCCGCAGCCCTCGCAAATTATCAAGGATGTCCCCGCGACCCGCGAGTTGATCGCCCTGAAATAA
- a CDS encoding helix-turn-helix domain-containing protein, which yields MVTDKLKQLEKYQREMVKLEKELAGFNRKLLGLPGKFGFKSMDAFIDALRAAAKAGGVKAGKAAAASGRKPRAKITPETKQKVKAMVQADKTGAEIAKALNISLPSVQNIKKELGLVKARK from the coding sequence ATGGTTACCGATAAACTGAAACAGTTGGAGAAATATCAGCGCGAGATGGTGAAGTTGGAAAAGGAACTCGCTGGCTTTAATCGCAAGCTGCTCGGCCTGCCGGGCAAGTTTGGCTTCAAGTCGATGGACGCTTTCATCGACGCATTACGGGCCGCGGCCAAGGCCGGCGGCGTCAAGGCGGGGAAAGCCGCCGCTGCTTCGGGGCGCAAGCCGCGCGCCAAGATCACGCCGGAGACCAAGCAGAAGGTGAAGGCGATGGTTCAAGCCGACAAGACCGGCGCCGAGATCGCGAAGGCGCTCAATATCTCCCTGCCCAGCGTGCAGAATATCAAGAAGGAGCTCGGCCTCGTGAAGGCGCGCAAGTAA
- a CDS encoding bifunctional folylpolyglutamate synthase/dihydrofolate synthase, protein MPSQSMRFADYTAATEYLYALKSAGVKFGVDRMRGLAEALGHPERRYPVVHIAGTNGKGSVSAMVESILRGAGYKTGLYTSPHLVKLGERVQVNRRILTEDEIVRYASELVPVAERLGAASPDDYPSFFEFMTAMAFLQFARARVDAAVIEVGLGGRLDATNVVEPEVTVITSIGFDHMEQLGDSLVKIAAEKAGIVKAGRPLVLGRLPEPAEAVIRAIARERGAPVASVREVFDEDIARYPRTNLEGDYQRWNAATATLVARALRANLPRIDETAIARGLDHVSWTGRWERTTIGGRTLILDASHNPEGAAVLDANLTRLVAETGRRPIVVTGALGEFRARALLEVISRHAKEVYLIPPHQTRACSYEELERFAGDMLAGRLRRATVESVFPDADSCVLGGTDDVIVVTGSIYLLGEVLTRIRPDHGAGEGRLQDF, encoded by the coding sequence ATGCCGTCGCAGTCCATGCGCTTCGCCGACTACACGGCGGCCACGGAATACCTATACGCGCTGAAAAGCGCCGGCGTGAAGTTCGGCGTGGATCGCATGCGCGGCTTGGCCGAGGCATTGGGCCATCCGGAGCGGCGCTACCCGGTCGTGCATATCGCGGGCACCAACGGCAAGGGCTCGGTCTCGGCGATGGTGGAATCGATCCTGCGCGGCGCGGGCTACAAGACCGGCCTCTACACGTCGCCGCATCTGGTGAAACTCGGCGAACGCGTGCAGGTGAACCGCCGTATTCTCACCGAGGACGAGATTGTCCGCTATGCCAGCGAGCTCGTGCCCGTTGCCGAGCGGCTCGGCGCCGCGAGTCCGGACGATTATCCGAGTTTCTTCGAGTTCATGACCGCGATGGCATTCCTCCAGTTCGCGCGGGCTCGGGTGGACGCCGCCGTCATCGAGGTGGGACTCGGCGGCCGATTGGATGCGACCAACGTGGTCGAACCAGAGGTGACGGTGATTACGTCCATCGGCTTCGACCACATGGAACAGCTGGGCGACTCGCTCGTGAAGATCGCGGCCGAAAAGGCGGGTATCGTGAAGGCGGGCCGGCCGCTCGTGCTCGGGCGTTTGCCGGAGCCGGCCGAAGCCGTCATCCGCGCGATCGCGCGCGAACGCGGTGCGCCGGTGGCGTCGGTGCGCGAGGTGTTCGATGAGGACATCGCGCGCTATCCGCGGACGAATCTGGAGGGCGATTACCAGCGCTGGAATGCGGCGACCGCCACGCTCGTGGCTCGGGCGCTGAGGGCGAATTTGCCGCGCATCGACGAGACGGCGATCGCGCGCGGTCTCGATCACGTCTCGTGGACCGGACGCTGGGAGCGCACCACGATCGGAGGGCGCACGCTCATCCTCGACGCCTCGCATAATCCGGAAGGCGCGGCGGTGCTGGATGCGAATTTGACGCGGTTGGTGGCGGAAACCGGGCGCCGTCCCATCGTCGTCACCGGAGCGCTCGGCGAATTTCGCGCGCGCGCCTTGTTGGAGGTGATTTCGCGCCACGCAAAGGAAGTATACTTGATCCCGCCGCACCAAACCCGGGCTTGCAGCTACGAGGAGCTTGAGCGGTTTGCCGGCGACATGCTCGCGGGGCGGCTCCGGCGCGCAACAGTGGAATCCGTTTTCCCGGATGCGGATAGCTGCGTATTGGGTGGGACGGACGACGTGATCGTCGTGACGGGATCCATCTATTTACTGGGCGAAGTGCTGACGCGCATCCGACCGGATCACGGGGCGGGCGAGGGGCGATTGCAGGATTTCTGA
- the accD gene encoding acetyl-CoA carboxylase, carboxyltransferase subunit beta, whose protein sequence is MAHFSKPKLATPKKKKNIPEGLWTKCPISGEIIFNKELEANLMVVPKSGYHFPIGSRARIAGLVDEGTFHEFDAGVKSADPLKFVDSAAYPDRIKKYEKESGLPEAVICGTAKIHSIPVSLAVMDFRFCGGAMGAAVGEKITRAIERAVKQKCPCIIVSSSGGARMQEGIYSLMQMAKTSAALGRLAEAKLPFISVLTHPTTGGVTASFATLGDLIIAEPGALIGFAGARVIKETTKQTLPPGFQTAEFLLKHGLVDQIVSRTEMRDRLRDILQALFLKKKTRASAAAKAPEVAVAAT, encoded by the coding sequence ATGGCTCATTTCTCGAAACCCAAACTGGCCACGCCCAAGAAGAAGAAGAACATCCCGGAGGGCTTGTGGACGAAGTGTCCGATCTCCGGCGAAATCATCTTCAACAAGGAACTCGAGGCGAACCTGATGGTGGTGCCGAAGAGCGGTTACCATTTTCCGATCGGTTCGCGGGCGCGCATCGCCGGACTGGTGGACGAGGGCACTTTCCACGAGTTCGACGCCGGGGTGAAGTCGGCCGATCCGCTGAAGTTCGTCGACTCCGCCGCCTATCCGGACCGGATCAAGAAATACGAAAAGGAGAGCGGCTTGCCTGAGGCGGTGATCTGCGGCACGGCCAAGATCCACAGCATCCCTGTGTCGCTCGCGGTGATGGATTTCCGTTTCTGCGGCGGCGCGATGGGCGCGGCCGTCGGCGAGAAGATCACCCGCGCGATCGAGCGCGCCGTGAAGCAGAAGTGCCCGTGCATCATCGTCAGCTCGTCGGGCGGCGCGCGCATGCAGGAAGGCATCTACTCTCTCATGCAAATGGCGAAGACCAGCGCGGCGCTGGGGCGCCTCGCCGAGGCGAAACTGCCGTTTATCTCGGTGCTCACACATCCGACCACCGGTGGCGTCACGGCGAGCTTCGCGACTTTGGGTGACCTGATCATCGCGGAACCGGGCGCGCTCATCGGCTTCGCTGGCGCACGCGTGATCAAGGAGACTACGAAGCAGACACTGCCTCCGGGTTTCCAGACCGCGGAATTCCTCCTCAAACACGGCCTCGTCGACCAGATCGTGTCGCGCACCGAGATGCGCGATCGGCTGCGCGACATTCTTCAGGCGCTCTTCCTGAAAAAGAAGACGCGCGCCAGCGCTGCGGCGAAGGCGCCCGAGGTCGCGGTCGCCGCGACCTGA
- a CDS encoding ComF family protein, protein MNSSLHLVWRGARDVIFPPTCVACQGLVEADDGHGLRHVCAKCTQQLHLVAPPHCTTCGHPFFGEAEVNRLCEHCEALVPDFGEGKTAILLKGPGRAIVHALKYHQGLHVLEDIAALMRRAPGYADFVRGRTLVPVPLHPRKLRERGYNQSRLLAECALQAVDGEAQIDELLVRVVDTVSQTHFDRATRQQNLKNAFALAPGAVITPGHHYLLIDDVFTTGSTLNACAAVLRDAGALNLDVVTFGHG, encoded by the coding sequence GTGAACTCGTCCCTGCATCTGGTCTGGCGTGGCGCGCGTGACGTGATTTTTCCGCCGACTTGCGTGGCTTGCCAGGGTCTCGTGGAGGCGGACGACGGACATGGGTTGCGGCATGTGTGTGCGAAGTGCACGCAGCAGCTGCACTTGGTCGCACCGCCGCATTGCACGACGTGCGGGCATCCCTTTTTCGGCGAGGCGGAGGTGAATCGCCTGTGCGAGCACTGCGAGGCGCTCGTGCCGGATTTCGGCGAGGGTAAGACGGCGATTCTCCTGAAAGGCCCGGGACGCGCGATCGTGCATGCGTTGAAATACCACCAAGGCCTGCATGTGCTCGAGGACATCGCCGCGCTGATGCGACGTGCGCCGGGTTATGCGGATTTCGTGCGCGGACGGACGCTCGTGCCCGTGCCGTTGCATCCGCGAAAACTTCGGGAGCGCGGCTACAACCAGAGCCGTTTGCTCGCCGAATGCGCGCTGCAAGCGGTTGATGGCGAAGCGCAGATTGACGAATTGCTGGTGCGCGTGGTGGACACGGTTTCGCAGACGCACTTCGACCGCGCGACGCGCCAGCAGAACCTGAAAAATGCCTTTGCCTTGGCCCCCGGCGCAGTCATAACCCCCGGCCATCATTACCTTCTCATCGATGACGTTTTCACCACGGGTTCCACGCTCAACGCCTGCGCCGCAGTCTTGCGGGATGCAGGTGCGTTGAACCTCGACGTCGTCACGTTCGGTCACGGCTGA
- the truA gene encoding tRNA pseudouridine(38-40) synthase TruA, translating to MSSPAATPFRWKCVVAYDGGAFDGWQSQESGNTIQDVLERRLAAIFKTELRLHGSGRTDAGVHALGQVFHFDAAWPHGAEKLRLALQATLPKSIHIVSARKVPASFHARFSAKGKVYRYHVFLGEADPFTTNYRWSFERPLDFAAMERAAKVLRGKQDFWAFSGENDRTYETTVRDLRRLEIRRRGRELTFTFEADGFLYKMVRSLTGALINVGIGKLTPEDIAELIRTRRRIPTVVTAPPQGLFLVKVKYVTRA from the coding sequence ATGTCTTCGCCCGCTGCAACTCCGTTCCGCTGGAAGTGCGTCGTCGCCTACGATGGCGGCGCGTTCGACGGCTGGCAGAGTCAGGAGAGCGGCAACACGATCCAGGACGTGCTGGAGCGGCGGCTCGCGGCGATTTTCAAGACGGAGCTGCGCCTGCACGGCAGCGGTCGCACCGATGCGGGCGTGCACGCGCTGGGGCAGGTTTTTCATTTCGACGCGGCCTGGCCGCACGGTGCGGAGAAGTTGCGGCTCGCGCTGCAGGCGACGCTGCCGAAGAGCATCCACATCGTGAGCGCGCGGAAGGTGCCGGCGAGTTTTCATGCGCGTTTCTCGGCCAAGGGGAAGGTTTACCGCTATCACGTTTTCCTGGGCGAAGCGGACCCGTTCACGACGAATTACCGCTGGTCGTTCGAGCGTCCATTGGATTTTGCCGCGATGGAACGGGCGGCGAAGGTGTTGCGCGGGAAGCAGGATTTCTGGGCGTTTTCGGGAGAGAACGATCGCACCTACGAGACGACCGTCCGCGACCTGCGGCGGCTGGAGATCCGGCGTCGCGGACGCGAGCTGACGTTCACGTTCGAGGCCGACGGGTTTCTCTACAAGATGGTGCGCAGCCTCACGGGAGCGCTGATCAATGTCGGCATCGGCAAACTTACGCCGGAAGACATCGCCGAATTGATTCGCACGCGGCGTCGCATCCCGACGGTCGTGACGGCGCCGCCGCAGGGCTTGTTTTTGGTGAAGGTGAAATACGTAACGCGCGCGTGA
- a CDS encoding HAD family hydrolase, with protein sequence MAKSYRHIIWDWNGTLLDDCDYSIGVMNTLLQARGLPLLDRTRYHDVFDFPVQLYYSRLGFDAAKDSFERLSVEFITGYDARRLECALHSSTRPTLAAIQRAGRTQSVLSAYRHETLCEIIAHFELTAHFRELAGLDNIYAHSKLELGRRQLARLGVPASEVVLIGDTVHDGEVARELGVDSVLVAAGHHSAAKLRRHHDRVVETLAELSDVPGLEFLR encoded by the coding sequence ATGGCGAAAAGCTACCGGCACATCATCTGGGACTGGAACGGCACGTTGCTCGACGATTGCGACTACAGCATCGGCGTGATGAACACCCTGCTGCAGGCGCGCGGCCTGCCGCTGCTCGACCGCACGCGCTACCACGACGTCTTCGATTTCCCGGTGCAACTCTACTACTCGCGGCTCGGTTTCGATGCCGCGAAGGACAGCTTCGAGCGGCTCAGTGTCGAATTCATCACCGGCTACGACGCGCGGCGCCTCGAGTGCGCGCTCCACTCCAGCACGCGCCCGACGCTCGCCGCAATCCAGCGCGCCGGACGCACGCAATCAGTGCTCTCCGCCTACCGCCACGAGACGCTCTGCGAGATCATCGCGCACTTCGAGCTCACCGCCCACTTTCGCGAGTTGGCCGGCCTCGATAACATCTATGCGCACAGCAAACTCGAGCTCGGGCGCCGCCAGCTCGCGCGCCTCGGCGTTCCGGCATCCGAAGTCGTGCTGATTGGCGACACCGTCCACGATGGCGAAGTCGCTCGCGAACTCGGCGTCGATTCCGTGCTCGTCGCCGCCGGCCATCACTCGGCCGCGAAACTGCGCCGCCACCACGACCGCGTCGTCGAGACCCTGGCCGAGCTGAGCGATGTGCCCGGACTCGAATTCCTCCGCTAA
- the ruvX gene encoding Holliday junction resolvase RuvX: MRCLGIDYGAKRIGLAHGDEIGVATPLPAVIEPAGDARWAKLGAAIKARRITDLVVGYPYNMDGSIGFKAKEVDAFVAELKARFALPVHLVDETLTSYAAESSIKKKDRRGVRDSGLIDSRAAAIILQDFLDQKNPPLAPPV, encoded by the coding sequence ATGCGTTGCCTCGGCATCGATTACGGCGCGAAGCGGATCGGACTCGCCCACGGCGACGAGATTGGCGTCGCGACGCCGTTGCCGGCGGTGATCGAGCCGGCGGGCGACGCGCGCTGGGCCAAGCTCGGCGCGGCGATCAAGGCGCGACGCATCACGGACCTCGTGGTTGGATATCCTTACAACATGGACGGCTCGATCGGCTTCAAGGCGAAGGAAGTGGACGCTTTCGTCGCCGAGCTGAAGGCGCGCTTCGCGCTGCCGGTCCACCTCGTGGACGAGACGCTGACCAGTTACGCGGCTGAGTCGTCGATCAAGAAAAAGGATCGGCGCGGCGTGCGCGACAGCGGGTTGATCGACTCGCGCGCGGCGGCGATCATTTTGCAGGACTTTCTCGATCAGAAGAACCCGCCGCTCGCGCCGCCGGTCTGA